Within the Medicago truncatula cultivar Jemalong A17 chromosome 4, MtrunA17r5.0-ANR, whole genome shotgun sequence genome, the region CACGGAGAAGATAATGGCTTTGAGGTGCCTTGCCTTATAGTTGCAGCTAAAGATGAACAGGATTCATTTCCAATGGCTACACAAGAGTTAACTAGGGTATTTTTCATGGACTTATTCATTTGGATGATATATGATTGCATTATCATATTGCTGTAGATAATTGTTTGATGGTTAAATAAATAGCTATTTAATGTGGTGAATGTGACTCGTCTTGTTATTATGATTTCATTCAAAAACTTTATGAATACCAACATTTAGCATTTTAGTTTGTGTGAATTACTTTAATTATATTcaagttgaaatttgattaaggtGATTGAATGCCAGCTTAATTGTCATTGTTTCAGTTTGTGTCCTTTTCTTGTACATTTACCTTTTACtggatttttattttgtcatctTTAATTGTTTCTACTGAGAGATTGGTTTAAGTCATCAATTCAATTTCCCACACTAGTGAGTTAAATGCCTGGCAGTACAAATTGTTTACCCATCAATATCTAGCTTCCATAGCTATGATTGATTTGTTAAGCTTTATAATTATtcagtttcaactttcaactctTATCACAACATTTTCACTTTCAAGTGTAATAACAGATTGTCAGGAAAATAATATTGTATTCTGTTGTCTTCCTTTGTGGCGTTGTAGCATATATAATCATATTACATATGTGCTTGATGCTTAGAATTTTCTAGCAACTACAATAATGCTTCTGACATGCCAATGTATATCGTAGGTTAGTCGGGACTTGGGAGTAGAGGCTCCTATACCAATCAGTGTGATGTTAGGAAGTCTCAACGGTCTATTCCGCCGAATTGTAACTGCTGCTGACACCCTCATCTAAAATCGGAAAAAGCCGTAGGCAGGACCATCATTTAATCATTCCTGAAACTTAGCCGTGCCCTCCTTTAAGCATTCCTGTTACTGAAGCTGGAAATAGCTGCAAGCTGTATGACAGGCTCATAAACGATCCTCTTCTGTTTGTTTCAGGTATATTGGTTGTAAGGTTGATTTGTTGGTTTTTCATCAAGTTCCCTTTGACTTGTGCCAACTAGAATAAGCATGTtaacttgtttgatttttggttGGTGTGACTTGTATGTTGGTTCATGTATCATGTATCTTTTGGTTGCATTAATTGTTGATATTCCGAAGCGTTCTCTATTGTATCTTTTGTTTTAGGCTGTTTCTGTTAGACACTTAGACTTTACCAAGTCTTCTGTTTCCATGCTTCAcctattttttgtttcatgCCCTTCTAATTTGTGGAGTGACAAGGTGGATAGACGGTTTGGGGgagaaaaattattaattactttttattttctttccaatttttgAACACATTACTGATAACTGGTTATTACTAACATTTGCAATGAAAGAGAAGTGTAATTGAGTTTAGGACGACAATTTTGTGAACAATTTGACATGCCATTTTATGCCTATATAATTTTTGCTTCGATGTTTATTGCAGCTGCAGCGGTGGTCGTTGGAGTGACTCTATTTTCTGCAAGGAACAATGCGCAGGTTTTGTGAATGAGTGGAGTGGGTATAACAGTAAAACATACCCTTATACATGTTGTTTGGGGGTTGAAATATGTTGCTGCTGCATGATGTCGAGATGGTTCTTTAGTCTTTGGTGTAGTGAGGGTCAAGCAATTCTTTGCCTTTTGGTTTTTTGTGCTGATTATATCGTTTTTAGACAAATTGACATTCCTTGTGCCATTGTCTTTTATTATTGAAACGTTTAGTTACTTTTCCAAAAAATTCAGTAATCACTGATCACACTTAAGAACCACTCACAATATGGTTCTGTCAGGATCTTTATTTGGCAATTCAATGGAATATCGTCATTCACAATGACTTAAACGATGACATATTCTCAATCATTGGtacaaattgatgaaaaaacCAGATCAGAAACTGATGGTGTCCAAACTTATGAAATAACAAATTAGTCTTTTAAATTAAGGAACAACAAAAATTTTGTTTctcaatcaaaatatttatttggttaaCATAACGaaagtgagtgttagagagagtgttggaaagtgagtgttgctagcattcctcttaACCGGAATAATCTCTTGTAGATAGATAAGCATAAAACCTTTAAAATTGATGATctaaatttagaagaaaaaaatgactaaattaacACTCATTATTCAATTTAAGGGATTAAATTACTATTTTGTATATTTGAACGACTAAATCGACCGGCCCTTAATAGGAAGTAGGAACTCATCCATTACCATACCAGCATACCTACAAACGAATAATATACAACCTTTCCTTATTTAAACAAACACCAGACCCTTATTTGTTGGAGAAATTGTACTCAAATCTCCTTGGTGATGCTAAAATGACACACACTTttctattttgtaaaaatatacgAGAGATAACACACTGGAAGACGGAGTGAGTAAAGTTTTCCCCAAAAAATATCAGATTCTCTATTCTATGGACTTCTGTGAATTAAGAAGGGGGGATGATCCTAATATCTCAGTTACAGCCACTGTTTCTTTTGGTATCAACTAAGTTTGCAATTGATATAAAGAAAACTGGAAACACCCGagttttgttatattttaattagttgagaCCTTGCAACCATCTAATCAACTTAGTCCGTCTTCACAGTACGGGGAAAGCATGCGTTactaattcaaaaataaatgccACCACCTCGGAAAAACAATGAGTGGGTAAAGATCCATATCAAGCAACAGCAATTGGCTACCAGTACAATTCTTTTGTAAAATCATGTTACATATGTGGCATTAATAGGTAACAAGGAAAAAGTAAGTAGTGTAAATTGTATGGTTTGGTGTTAAGAAAAAACCTTATCAGTAAACCTTTAACAGATATATTCACAAAGAATGTGAGAAAGAATCTGCATTTCTTAGTATGTGTCCATGCTCCTTTTCGGCTGTCTACTTCACAAGTATGTGTCCATGCTCCTTTTCGGCTGTCTACTTCACAAAAAAGTGAACAATTGCTCCAAAGTAGTCTTGCAGCTGAGACAATGAAGTAGATGTTTGCCCATCAAAACATTATAGAGGAATTGTTCAACCAAATAATGGAAGTAATGAAAGTGATCAATGCATCAGATATTTCTCATTAAATATGTTTGGTGTGTGCTGTGTGCATGTAATAATGCCAACATATGTCGGACCAGGATTGACTGCAGTCACACAATCTTCTAGCAATTGGATGTGCTACCGTTATTTCATGGCCCTTGGtttactttaataaaaaaaattagaaaaaatacaggttgagagagatagagagagatgACCGCAGGGAATCTGTTTCCACATATGTCTGTATGAGTTTATCTCAGTTCATGTTATGTATTGTCCTAAGtacatgtaaataaaaaaagtatatccAATGTTCACCTGggtaatgatattttttccaGTTTGACCTTCAATAACTAGACCCGCTGTTAGGCCAATCATTGCCCAAGCTCCATTAATTGCCTCAATTTGGCGTCTTTTCTGCAATCACAACATAAAGTCGGTAAGTTTATAGTAAACTGAGGAGCATGGTTTCATTGTGTTATACTACTCAGTTTTCTACTGTCTTTCACcttaagtttttcttttgctttaatTATCTCCATTTGTTTGGCAGCCAATCGCTTGGCTTCCACAGGATCAACCATGATTACATCCTTTTTTGAACCATCCTTTCCAGAAGATACCTGTATAATTATATGTCGATCTCATTAaacataaatgaaaagaaaaccgCAAAAGGGAAGAGgaatgaaataatttattttgtcatAGAAAAGTAGAAGGAAGCAACAAAGCTGGGTTTTAATTATTAGATTCAACTGATAATGATaaattgataattaaatttattgaattacATTGATAGAGACACAAATATTACAAGAAAGTCATTCTCACATTAAGTAATCGGTATTTTAAAATAGCTAAAGCCTATAAGTCTATAATTCCCACTGATTTTCCAACTTTGTCATTGCTTACTATGTTATGATTTTTTCCCTTTTCCATATCCTGTTATCCTCTTAAATTTTGAACCTACCACTTCTCTCCTGTACATTTGTATTTTTGTGCAAGTAAATATGTTGACTATAGCATAGAATCACAGGAAGTAGAAACTAGAACATATATGAAGTATTGAAATGTATAAAAGCAACACAAGTAAAGAACCATTTGAGATCATAACTATATACTTGAGAAACAACCAATCTGAAATAAAAGATCAATTATTTTCAACcaacaacacacacacacacacacacacacacacacacacacacacacactaggAAGTGTTCAATTAATGCATACATTGGGATTAGCAAGGACTCGAAATGCTTGACTCTGGGTTCTATTGGAAGCCATGCTTGCGTCTTGCTCTCTTCTCCATCCCCACCTAAAACAATAAGGTTAATCTCATTAGTTAGCAATAACAAAACAGCGTCCTTACCCTACAGGTTTGCCATGCCGATTCTTATTCAAGCAGATAAAGTCCAACAACTATCAGTTAGATTCTTCCTAAGGTCAAATTTTTATCCTCAGGGTggtttgttatttatttttgtcgaGTCAAAGCAATGTCGTTTACTACTATAATGTTTATAACATCCAAAAAGTAACAGACGCTGGAATTCCTAAAGCAACCCTgctaattttctcaaattgatCTGCAATTTTCATTGATTTCTTGATTGAAATGAATCATTGTCTCAGAACAACTGTTGTTCAGGTATGTCAATGATGAATACtgtttttcaatcattttaattCCAGGGCAAAGTTGCATAAATTCTAATTCCTAAAACTTACAAATCTATTCATTTTTAGTTTGCCTTAAAAAATAGATAGACAATGATAATGATAAGAATAACACCAGATACTACACCCCAGAAGCTTCTATTtccaaatttttatttctaaagcTTCAATTTAACATTCATTTCATGTGCtttcacaacaacaataaaaaacatgaagaaagaAGTGAAAGGGGAGAGTGAAATAATTACTTGGCGGTGGTCGGAAAAGAGTGGTGGGTATGATGAAAGGAAGGGAATTGAGCGTTGGATAGAGGAAGAATGGTTGAAGAAGCCATTGCTCACACCTTCGCTTTATCCTTTCCCAATTTCTTTTCTCACTTTCCAACTAACATTACTActacttgttttttatttttattttattttcaatttaaaaaaacatggaatttcaaattttgtcaTACTCAACTTTTCAACAATTAGCAACATacttctttcaaaacaaaaatatattacttcgaattttgtttaacaattgttttttgagtttttctatttccaccccatgtttttctggttacacccaaattttttttaaaaaaatttataatatcaaaattgcccttttatataaattttcttaaaactttaattttattcattgtcagtgagttttaccctctttcaccccataaagcgatcgatcaaacaatttgatgttcaatatcaatctctatgaaaattaaagagtgaatcaaaatatttttcatccatactcaattggatataagtaagtgaatttcttcttctatttgctagtttcaattttttttccttcacctgcactgatgcactgtacgattacggttttaatttacattggcaaggttaacttaaattcagtttaagtaggttcatgtaaactaagtttacatgaacctacttaaactgagtttacatgaacctacttaaattgagttaacatgaacctacttaaactgagtttacatgaacatatttaaactgagtttacatgaacatatttaaactgagtttacatgaacatacttaaattgagtttacatgaacctacttaaactgagtttacaaaatcgcagaactgtgaatcgcagaacaaggaaaacacaaaatcagaactgagaacccataacaagaaaaacacaatcgattgaagaacaacacttgctaacctgatttgcttcgaattttctttgaaatcatgaatggacgtgagaaagtatggttttgaaaatcttcgcagaacacaatcgatcggttggagaattatggttttggaagaagggttttggggtgtaaccaaaaaagaaggaatgggctttttgaaaatcaaattttatgaaagggtaatcttgtcattttggggtgcaaccatgattaactagggtgcaagtagaaaaactcttgttttttttcatttgaacaaaacaattaataatgtattATGAATGATGATATTTCAACAATCATTTTGTAACAGTTTTTAGAACAATTTTCATACgaatatcatttttctcatgTATTATTCTATAAAATATGTATCTCTAGAGTAAGTAatttatgtaaccaaaaaaaaaaataagtaggtaatttaattgcaattttaaCATCTCTTACAATTCCCTTTTAACTCAAAAAgaattgaattcattttttgtGTGCCTCAAAACCGTGTATAACTAGATCAGGTaggattaaatttattttcaagtcATTCAAAATCGAATCGAAtcggatatttttttttatcaactgtACATTGCTTCTAACTTTGGTTCAAATGATCTTTTGTGTGCCTCAAAACTGATTTAAATTGCACCATAAACACTCTACCTACTAACCAAGGTTAGGttccgtttggattggcttattttaagCTTATGTGGGCTTATATACTctcataagcctttttaaaggtgtttgggtaaataaataaaaatagcttatcatagttttataagctgcttatgtcatatttcaataagcctaaattttcaacttaccctccggcttaacaaggagcttatgaatttatgcaacctccttcgattctctctggatccactttttcaaaacatatattttaattataatgttagttatctttgacggtgcatgagtaacaaaattgttatatacttatcttactaaagtaacacacgtaactaagattttactattatttttttaaggaagttttttattatttttttgttacgtaacaaaatgaaactgaataaaaaaacaaacttaacttaataacttttttaagggcgaatattgattatactatatatataactttattgattatactatatatatatatatatatatatatatatatatatatatatatatatatatataattaatatattataatattgttttttacatcttgattaattttatcaaaaaaagtcatgataattgtggttcgattctctgatttttttgttaaattaaaaatatttaaaattttgataattgcttatgcaatgtcacatccaaacacttcaatttatgtaagtactttttagtgtacatatccaaacataaatagtttatcaagtataagagcttatgatgtaagctctaatattataagctctaatgctataagcatctatataagttgtttgGAGTCTAAGTATAGCAGAATGAACTAGTTTTTATACAACGTAATAAATCAATGTTCAACTCTTAATTGAAAGCGGTGTCACCTTTGTATTCCAATTTATAGTGAATgattttaaatagatttttaattATCGCATCCTAATGTAAGGTTATGTAAGAAACTTAAATTTACAGTGGTGTATTTACGGTGAAAACAATGGATCTGGATCCTCTCCAATTTGTTCTCTCCAGCAGTCCATCCTGCGCCAATATAAGTCTTTGGATTAATCTGAAGACAAAAGggagaaataataatttataataaaaaaatctgcattaaattaaatcagATAAACTGTGTTCATCGTATTTTTCCTTGTATTCACAAAACCGTGATTCGGGTTTAGGTCAAGGTTAAAAAAGgcattagattttattttattagattcatttttttaatgaatttaataacTTATTCATTCCGTGTTCccttcaataaaataaaaaaaaatattcattctgCGTTAACATATTTAATATGGTCATGCAATCATATTTTACCGTCTTGTTGTATTTTCTTCTCACCGCACCACCACTTTTCCGCCACCTAAGTCCCAATCAAACCCGTTTTTGGAACTACGCCCATGTTACGAAAATTCTGCTCGACGACAACATTGAAAGCATGAAACAAAAGGATCGTGATGAGATTGGTCGTGGAACAACGTCGTGACGGCGATGTCTGGCCGCATCTCCTCCGGTCGTTGTCCTTATTCAATCAATTGGAAAGTATATTGTGAAgatgaatttcattttgtttgtatttagattgatttaattttgttttacacAAAGTGATTGAAATTACAAACTTTATACATTGTGAAGTCCATGGCCCCATAATGGTAAGATTAGTTTGTTCCATGTGAAAGGGTATGAAAGAGGTCGATCGATAATCCTTGCTCAATTTTCTCCTTTGAGTTGCAGTGACTTGGACTGATTTTTCATAAGTGAAGAAGAGGATGTGTTGcacattagaaaaaaaaataacgagatacatctttctctctccattaattgccattttccccctttttttgtGTGAACCGTTGGAGGAGAGAGGGCAGTAGACAAACAGCAGGAGGGGATCCAATTCCGAAAACACTAGTACTACTTCTTAACTGTGTACTATTTGTGTATAGAAGCGGGACTTGGTTCAGCTCAAACActttcaacaacttaaactatGTTCACCAAAAATTTCACTTCTCAACTTCCCTTCTACGATATCTAAAGTACAAGTATTTCTTGTGTCTTTACGTGACATAAAAGCCTAAATTAAcacaaacaaaactaaataaatgtaCAAAAGTATAATTTCATTTAAGGCAAAAGATCATGTTAGTTATCCCACATTCTCATTGTTAGTGTGACCAAAAAAAGCAACTAGCTAGGAAGGTGTTTAATTTACTATTGACTTAAAATTAAATCTACAActtaaacaaaccaaaaaaagaaacaaagaaaaacaaaaaatattacaatatcACAATACAGAGAGTTGGGTTTCTTGATCTTCATCATCTACTTGATGAAATTCCTTAATTGGATGCCGTTTTCTACATTCACTGTAATAAACCGTCATTATGACGTAACTCAAAAGCACCACAAATCCATAACAAACTATCACATACACTTTCTCTTCAAAACCCATCGACGAATCCTCACCGTCCATAGATTTCTCTATCCTCCACCTGATCAAACTCGAAACCCACACAAATAAACCCGAAAGAACAAACCCACAAACCCGGTTTCCCTCCATCAAATCGGATCCGGTTTTTATTGCTTCCCACCCGAATCTCTCTTCCGCCACGGAAACCACCAATCCGACGCTCAACACCGCCATCAAGTAAACTTCGAGACCCGACCTGAATATGAGAACAAGGAGATGCGATCCAGTGAGTGCGTTGAGGAAGAACGGCAAGGATGAAAAAACGAAGAGAGTGAAGTATACGAAGATCGACGTTACGAAAACACGCATGATGTTGGGTTTAAGGGATGCGACGGCGGAGTTAACGGTGGGGGTAGGGATGAGAGAGGATGAAAGCAGGAGAAAACATAAGCAGGGAAAGAGAAAAGGGCTTTGATACGGATGAGGAAAACAGCGTTGTCACGAGATTCGTGCCAAACGTGACGAGCTTCGAAATGGGTGGAAGCGAAGTGAGCGAGGGCTTCAAGGTGGCGGATTTGGGAGGTGAGTTGGTGGGTGAAGATGGATTGGTAGATTGAGAGGATGGAGAGAGGGAGGGTTGTGAGGAGGAAGATGGTTGTGAAAAGGAATTTGTTTGTGGTTAGGATTTGGAGAGAGTTGAATAGGATTTTGAATGGGGTGAAGCAACGCCATACAGCGCCGGCATCGCACATCTCTTACTGGCTACTGTCGGTGGATCATGGAggaggaagatgatgatggtTTTAGGTTTCCTTCTTGGTTAGGACTGAGGAAGGTCGCGACCAAGTGGGGGTGGggaaaatgataattaaataataaataattataaaaaaagatgaTTTTAGGTTCCactctcttttcattttttggggttttaatttattaaagctgttttttttttaagcaattaattataattagttcaagttttttttttttttttttttttacaagaaataaTTAGTTGAAGTTATCAAAGACAAATACTATATTTTTCGTTCAAATACAAATATGATATGAAccatgcataatatatgtaaggtctttGAACccgacacaaaaaaaaaaaaaaaatctgttcaaaaatatatataaattaaaataaatatattatttttttgaaaagaaaaaaaaaaatctatactCACAAAATTTGTATCAAAAGTTAAGTTAATATTGTGAACTAAATTGGAACTAAAGTGGGTAAAGGGTCAAAAACTATTGAATCGAAAACtccttcaaatttttaattaacttAACTTTAGTTCTAAAATGTGAAAAACTATTGGGTCGAGGAATGCTAGGACAGTTGGTCACACACTCTCTTAAGTGTATGGTTCCACGTGTCCctccttttcaatttttatttgctAACCGGTTCAGCAGGTAGAGATATTTTTCaaacactgttttttttttttttttttttttttttaattccttattGTTTTTACACTTATCATTGTTGTGAATCCAACTCCCCCGTCGTCTTCCTCGCCGTATGCGGTACCCGGCGGTGGTTGTTTTCAGATGAAGTAAAAACCTCTAATGGTTATTTGATATTTGGACTGGAAGCCAAGTGAACATATTTTTCCACTGTTTGGTCAAATTCTTGTGTGCGGCGGAGTCCACTTGACCACCATTGTAGATTTCATCCTCCCGCAACTGCAACCCAGAAAATTTTGAGTGAttcagtgtttttttttatgcaatgtTTGAATGTCAGCTAATATTTCAATAGAAAATCGATTGAATGCTTTGATTTATACAATTAATAATTGAAGATTTGAACATAGGTAGTTGTGTAAGCTTTTCTCCATGCAGGATTAAATATTGAGACTTGTATATGGCAGTGGCGGTCCGTTTGCAGAGATGGCTTGGCTTTTGAGATgccaataataaaaaataaaaataaaaaagtaataaaaacatTTCATTCTTTAAATGCCGGTAAACAAGGTAAGTAGATAAATAAGTGAAAACGTGGCACCATACACATAAAAAGTGTTTGTTGGAGAGTGTTTGAGTGAGTGACCATAGCATTATTCATTATGGCTCGCCTTCTTTTGAACCTATATACTCTTTATTTTGAAAGACAACATTCAGGGTTAACTTCGGAAACCTCTTAGTCCTTAGAATTCCATTTGTTTTATAGAGGACATGGATACACGCATTGATTATCTACGAGATTTCTCTATAAATTATCTTGTGTTGAATTGTTGAGGGGCTAATGATTGTAATTTTCATTCTATTATCTACGACAACGAGATAATTTGTCGTGTTGATTTTTTAGCGCATCTTGAGAcaagttattaagaaaatttgtaTGCAAACTGTTACATTGGATGTTGTTCACATTTTTGCTCGGATCTGGTGCCTCTGGAGATCAAATAAGTTTTGAgatgaaaaaacaaagaaataggACATAACACAAACTACACTTAGAAAATAAGAAGTcaccaa harbors:
- the LOC11425477 gene encoding uncharacterized protein codes for the protein MASSTILPLSNAQFPSFHHTHHSFPTTAKWGWRREQDASMASNRTQSQAFRVLANPNVSSGKDGSKKDVIMVDPVEAKRLAAKQMEIIKAKEKLKKRRQIEAINGAWAMIGLTAGLVIEGQTGKNIITQLQDYFGAIVHFFVK
- the LOC11421974 gene encoding uncharacterized protein, translating into MRVFVTSIFVYFTLFVFSSLPFFLNALTGSHLLVLIFRSGLEVYLMAVLSVGLVVSVAEERFGWEAIKTGSDLMEGNRVCGFVLSGLFVWVSSLIRWRIEKSMDGEDSSMGFEEKVYVIVCYGFVVLLSYVIMTVYYSECRKRHPIKEFHQVDDEDQETQLSVL